Genomic segment of Umezawaea sp. Da 62-37:
CACTGGGAGGAGTGCGCGGCGGAGGAGGCTGGGGGGCTGGTTGCGCGATGACATACCGTCGGTACCTTCGGTTAGGTATTCACCCTTTGAGGGTGACGGGAAACTCTCCGTGTTCTGAGGGTGGCACGTGCTGGGCTGTCGGGGGCTGGGCTCGGTTTCCCATAACCCTTGTGGATCGATGCAGGTCGCTACGTGTTAAACGAAGCGACTCCATCGAGTGTTACGGGTGTCGGGGGCCGGAAGTTCACGCCCAGTCTCGACCATCCGGCGACATCGGCCGCGAGATTGGGCCGTTCGGCCCAGTCGACTGCTGCGTCAGTCGCCTGAGCAATGCTCATGTATTGGAATTCCTGAACCTTTCCGGCCCGCCGTTCGTGTTCGGGGTCACGGCGGGGAACCGCCTGCCGGGTTCGTCCGTTGTCCGCTCAGTACTGTCCGAGTGCACGTTCCTGCCGCATCCCCGCGTGGATCGGCAGGGGCGGGCCGACGGGCGGTAGGCTGGCCGGACGGGTGGACCCGTCAGTGCCCGTCGACGGGAGAGGTGGGGCCCCCATCACCCGACATGCAAGTCAGGGAGGGTCGAGGCCGCCCGACGGCCGTAAGTGAATGGACCGCAAGCGCCTGCTTCGCAACCCGCTGCTGTGGATCGCGGCGGTGTTGATGTTCTACTTCATCTTCACCATGCTCTTCGACGACACCAGGGGGTACACCCCGGTCAAGACGTCCGAAGCGCTGCAACAAGTGCGTGCCGGCAACGTCAAGGAAGTCACGCTCGAGGACAAGGAACAGCGGCTCAAGCTGACCTTGAACCCCGGCGCGAACTTCAACGGCCACGACCGGCTGATCACGCAGTTCCCGGCGTCGTCCACGGACGACATCTTCAAGATCCTGGACGAGGCGTCGAACAAGCCCGTCCTGGAGACGAAGGTCAGCCAGGAGTCGTTCCTGATGCAGGTGCTGATCTACCTGGTGCCTCTCGGGCTCTTGTTGCTGCTGCTGATGTGGATGATGAACAACGCCCAGGGTGGCGGCAACCGCGTCATGAACTTCGGCAAGTCCAAGGCCAAGCAGTTGTCCAAGGACATGCCCAAGACGACGTTCGGTGACGTCGCCGGAGCCGAAGAGGCCGTCGAGGAACTCGAGGAGATCAAGGACTTCCTCCAGAACCCCGGCCGCTACCAGGCTCTGGGCGCGAAGATCCCGAAGGGCGTCCTGCTCTACGGCCCTCCCGGAACCGGCAAGACCCTGCTCGCCCGCGCTGTCGCGGGTGAGGCGGGTGTGCCGTTCTACTCCATCTCGGGTTCGGACTTCGTCGAGATGTTCGTCGGCGTGGGCGCCTCGCGCGTCCGCGACCTGTTCGAACAGGCCAAGGCCAACGCGCCCTGCATCATCTTCGTCGACGAGATCGACGCCGTCGGCCGCCACCGCGGCGCCGGCATGGGCGGTGGCCACGACGAGCGCGAGCAGACGCTCAACCAGCTGCTGGTGGAGATGGACGGCTTCGACTCGCGCGGCGGGATCATCCTGATCGCGGCGACGAACCGGCCGGACATCCTCGACCCCGCACTGCTGCGCCCCGGTCGCTTCGACCGGCAGATCCCGGTGTCCCCGCCGGACCTGAAGGGTCGCAAGCAGATCCTGCGCGTGCACTCGAAGGGCAAGCCCCTTGCCGACGAGACGGACCTCGACGGCCTGGCCAAGCGCACCGTCGGGTTCTCCGGCGCCGACCTGGCCAACGTCGTCAACGAGGCCGCGCTGCTGACCGCGCGCAAGAACGGCACGGTCATCACGGGCGTCGAGCTGGAGGAGTCCGTCGACCGCGTGATCGGCGGGCCCGCTCGCAAGAGCAGGCTCATCTCCGAGAAGGAGAAGAAGATCACCGCGTACCACGAGGCCGGGCACGCCCTGGCCGCGTGGGCCATGCCGGACATCGACCCGGTCTACAAGGTCACGATCCTCGCCCGCGGCCGGACGGGTGGTCACACCCTCTCCGTGCCCGAGGAGGACAAGGACCTGATGACCAGGTCCGAGATGATCGCCCGGCTGGTGTTCGCGCTCGGCGGCAGGTCCGCAGAGGAGCTGGTCTTCCACGAGCCGACCACGGGCGCCTCGAACGACATCGAGCAGGCGACCAAGATCGCCCGCGCGATGGTCACCGAGTACGGCATGAGCGCCAAGCTGGGCGCCGTGAAGTACGGCCAGGAGCAGGGCGAGCCCTTCCTGGGCCGCACGGCCGGTCGCCAGGCCGACTACTCGCTCGAGGTCGCGCACGAGATCGACGAGGAAGTCCGCAAGCTCATCGAGGCCGCGCACACCGAGGCGTACGAGGTGCTCAACACCTACCGCGACGTCCTGGACGACCTCACGCTCGAACTGATCGAGAAGGAGACCCTGCACCAGAAGGACCTGGAGCGGATCTTCGCGCGGGTCGAGAAGCGACCGCGGATCACCCAGTTCAACGACTTCGGTGACCGCACGCCCTCGGACATCCCGCCGGTCAAGACGCCGGGTGAGCTCGCCAAGGAACGCGGCGAGCCGTGGCCCCCGATCGTGGAGGACACCCTCCCGCCGGAGCCCCCGCCGCTGAGCGACCGCCCGCAGGACCCGCCGCCGCCCGCCAACGGGGCGCCGAACGGGTACCAGCCGCAGCCGGTCAACCAGTCGGGACCGCCGAACTACGGCGCGCCCCCCGGCTGGACCCCGGCCACGGTGCCCGGCGGGCAGCCGTCCGGTTCCTGGGCCCCGACCCCGACGGAGCCGACCGAGGCCGAGGCGGGCAAGAGGTCGTTCGACAACGACCCGGACAACCGCAAGTGACCGAGTTCGACCACGACGACGACGCCGGCCTCCCCAGCTCTGGGGAGGCCGGCGTCGCGCGGCGCGTCTTCGACCACGCCCGCGCCGAGCGGGCCGTCCGCGAACTGCTGATCGCCTGCGGTGAGGACCCCGAACGCGAAGGCCTCCGCGACACCCCCGCACGGGTCGCGCGGGCGTACCGCGAGCTGTTCGCCGGGCTCTACACCGACCCGGACAGCGTGCTCGCGAAGACCTTCGACGAGAGCCACGAGGAACTCGTCCTGGTGACCGATATCCCGATGTATTCCTTCTGTGAGCACCACCTCCTCCCCTTCCACGGCGTGGCGCACGTCGGGTACATCCCGAACGAGCAGGGCCGGGTGACGGGGCTGTCGAAGCTGGCGCGGCTGGTCGACCTGTACGCCAAGCGCCCGCAGGTGCAGGAGCGGCTGACCTCGCAGGTCGCCGAGGCGCTGGTGCGCAGGCTGGAACCGCGCGGCGTGATCGTCGTGATCGAGGCGGAGCACCTGTGCATGGGCATGCGCGGCGTCCGCAAGCCGGGGTCGCGCACCACGACGTCGGCGGTGCGGGGGGTCCTGCGCAGCTCGGCGTCGTCGCGCTCCGAGGCGATCAACCTGATCAGAGGACGTCTGAGGTGAGCGTGCCCGAGCCTGGGCACTGCGTCGTGATGGGTGTCCTCAACGTCACGCCGGACTCGTTCTCCGACGGCGGCCGGTACCTCGACCACGACCACGCCGTGGCGCACGGTGTCGCCATGCACCGCAGCGGCGCCGACGTGGTGGACGTCGGCGGCGAGTCGACCAGGCCCGGTGCCGAGCGGGTCGCGGCGGACGTGGAGTCGGCCCGGATCACATCGGTGATCGGATCGCTGGTCGCCGAGGGCGTGCCGGTGAGCGTGGACACCTCCCGCGCCGAGGTCGCGTACGCCGCCCTGGAGGCCGGTGCGGCGATCATCAACGACGTGTCCGGCGGTCTGGCGGACCCCAGCATGGCCAAGGTCGCCGCCGAGGCCGGGGTGCCGTGGATCCTGATGCACTGGCGCGGGCTGAGCCGGGAGATGAACTCGCTGGCCAACTACACCGACGTGGTGCACGAGGTGCGCGACGAGCTGCTGGCCCGCGTGGACGCGGCGCTGGCGGCGGGGGTCCGGGCGGACAACATCGTCCTCGACCCCGGCCTGGGGTTCGCGAAGCGCGCGGAGCACAACTGGCAGCTCCTGCACCGGCTGGACGAGTTGCTGGCGCTGGGTTTCCCGGTGCTGGTCGGCGCGTCCCGCAAGCGCTTCCTGGGGAGCCTGCTCGACGACCGCGAGCCCGACGGCCGCGAGGACGCCACCGCCGCCGTGTCGGCGCTGTCGGCGTTCGCGGGCGCCTGGGGCGTGCGGGTGCACGATGTGGAGAAGTCGCTCGACGCCGTGGCCGTGGCGCAGGCTTGGAGGCGGGGATGCCAGCCGACGTGATCTTCTCAGCGGAGGCTGCGAGATGCCAGCCGACGTGATCTTCTCAGCGGAGGCTGCGAGATGCCAGCCGACGTGATCTTCTCAGCGGAGGCTGCGAGATGCCAGCCGACGTGATCTTCTCAGCGGAGGCTGCGAGATGACCGCCGACGTGAGTGCCCCAGTGGAGGCGGCGACATGCCGGCCGATGTGATCTTCCCCGCGGAGGCTGCGAGATGACCGCCGACCGGATCACGTTGACCGGCCTGCGGGTGCGCGGTCACCACGGCGTCTTCGAGCACGAGAAGCGCGATGGCCAGGACTTCCTGGTCGACGTCACCGCCTGGCTGGACTTGAGCCGTGCGGCCGCGTCCGACGACCTGGCGGACACGCTGCACTACGGCGAGCTGGCCGAGGGCGTGGCCGCGATCGTCGCGGGCAAGCCGTACGACCTGATCGAGGCGCTCGCGGGCCGGATCGCCGACGAGGTGATGGTCGACGACCGGCTGCACGCCGTGGAGGTGACCGTGCACAAGCCGTCCGCGCCGATCCCGCTGTCGTTCGCCGACGTGTCGGTCACCATCCGCCGGACCCGGCCGTGACCAGGGCCGTCCTGTCGATCGGCTCGAACATGGGCGACCGGTTCGGCTACCTCCAGTTGGCCGTGCGGGGGTTCGCCGACGTGCTGGTCGCGGTGTCCCCGGTGTACGAGACGGCGCCATGGGGCGTGCTGGACCAGGCCGACTTCCTCAACGCCGTGCTGGTGGTCGAGTCGCCCGACGTGGACGAGTGGGGCTGGCTGCGCCGGGGCCAGGCGCTGGAGCGTGCCGCCGAACGGGTGCGGGACCAGCGCTGGGGGCCCCGCACACTGGACGTGGACGTCGTGGCGGTGGACGGCGTCCTTTCGAGTGATCCCGAGTTGCTTTTGCCGCATCCGGGCGCTCATGAACGTGCCACTGTGTTGATTCCGTGGCTCGACGTATCACCCGATGCGGTATTGCCGGGATTCGGGCGTATCGCCGAGCTGGACTTCAACGATGAAGATGTGCACTTGCGCGCGGACCTTTCGCTGGGTATTCGTGAAACAAAAATTGGCGAATAACGCAATTCGTCCCTACAATTTCCGGCATGAGCTCGTACAAGCCGAATGTGCGCGAAAGACTCGTGGCCCGCAGTCTTGCGGCTTGGCGCTGGGAAACAGGCCGCAGTGGCGCTGATGTGTGCAAGGTCGCGGGCTTCTCGCAGGCGAAGCTGAGCAAGATCGAGAATGCGCACCACCCGATCAAGCCCGCCGACGTGATGGCGCTGGGTTTGATCTACCAGGTTCCGGACAAGGAGCGGACGCTCGTCTACGAGGCAGCTGAACGGGCCCTCGTGCCTGGCTGGTGGGAGGAGCTGCCATCGGACGTGGTGGCGGACGCCGTGCGCGACTACCTGGCCCTGGAGTCCGGTGCCGCGCTGGCCAGGGTCTTCCGGACCGACCTGGTGCCCGGTCTGCTGCAGACCAGGCCGTACGCGCTGGCGTTGGCGAAGGCATTTGTCCCACGGCCAACTGAACAGGTCGCGTTGAGCCAGGTGGAAGCGCGAATCAAGCGCCAGGAAAGACTCCGCGACGGTGGGAAACCATTGACCGTACATGCGATTCTCGGCGAAGCGGTGCTTCGTCATCCGGTTGGCGGATCGGAGGTCATGAAGGAGCAGTTGCGGCATCTGCTGAAGATGGGTGAGTCCGATCGGGTGGTTCTCCGGGTGGTCCCCGCTTCGACGGGAGCCCATCCCGCTCTGGGATACCAGTTCACCATCCTGTCGTTCGCCGAGGAGCACTTCGACGACGTCGTCTACCTGGAGCAGTTGGCCGGTGGTC
This window contains:
- the folE gene encoding GTP cyclohydrolase I FolE; the encoded protein is MTEFDHDDDAGLPSSGEAGVARRVFDHARAERAVRELLIACGEDPEREGLRDTPARVARAYRELFAGLYTDPDSVLAKTFDESHEELVLVTDIPMYSFCEHHLLPFHGVAHVGYIPNEQGRVTGLSKLARLVDLYAKRPQVQERLTSQVAEALVRRLEPRGVIVVIEAEHLCMGMRGVRKPGSRTTTSAVRGVLRSSASSRSEAINLIRGRLR
- the folP gene encoding dihydropteroate synthase, which encodes MGVLNVTPDSFSDGGRYLDHDHAVAHGVAMHRSGADVVDVGGESTRPGAERVAADVESARITSVIGSLVAEGVPVSVDTSRAEVAYAALEAGAAIINDVSGGLADPSMAKVAAEAGVPWILMHWRGLSREMNSLANYTDVVHEVRDELLARVDAALAAGVRADNIVLDPGLGFAKRAEHNWQLLHRLDELLALGFPVLVGASRKRFLGSLLDDREPDGREDATAAVSALSAFAGAWGVRVHDVEKSLDAVAVAQAWRRGCQPT
- a CDS encoding helix-turn-helix transcriptional regulator, which produces MSSYKPNVRERLVARSLAAWRWETGRSGADVCKVAGFSQAKLSKIENAHHPIKPADVMALGLIYQVPDKERTLVYEAAERALVPGWWEELPSDVVADAVRDYLALESGAALARVFRTDLVPGLLQTRPYALALAKAFVPRPTEQVALSQVEARIKRQERLRDGGKPLTVHAILGEAVLRHPVGGSEVMKEQLRHLLKMGESDRVVLRVVPASTGAHPALGYQFTILSFAEEHFDDVVYLEQLAGGRYVESPKGREPYTLNFAALEEVALSPDDSAELIAEVADGG
- the folB gene encoding dihydroneopterin aldolase codes for the protein MTADRITLTGLRVRGHHGVFEHEKRDGQDFLVDVTAWLDLSRAAASDDLADTLHYGELAEGVAAIVAGKPYDLIEALAGRIADEVMVDDRLHAVEVTVHKPSAPIPLSFADVSVTIRRTRP
- the ftsH gene encoding ATP-dependent zinc metalloprotease FtsH, whose amino-acid sequence is MDRKRLLRNPLLWIAAVLMFYFIFTMLFDDTRGYTPVKTSEALQQVRAGNVKEVTLEDKEQRLKLTLNPGANFNGHDRLITQFPASSTDDIFKILDEASNKPVLETKVSQESFLMQVLIYLVPLGLLLLLLMWMMNNAQGGGNRVMNFGKSKAKQLSKDMPKTTFGDVAGAEEAVEELEEIKDFLQNPGRYQALGAKIPKGVLLYGPPGTGKTLLARAVAGEAGVPFYSISGSDFVEMFVGVGASRVRDLFEQAKANAPCIIFVDEIDAVGRHRGAGMGGGHDEREQTLNQLLVEMDGFDSRGGIILIAATNRPDILDPALLRPGRFDRQIPVSPPDLKGRKQILRVHSKGKPLADETDLDGLAKRTVGFSGADLANVVNEAALLTARKNGTVITGVELEESVDRVIGGPARKSRLISEKEKKITAYHEAGHALAAWAMPDIDPVYKVTILARGRTGGHTLSVPEEDKDLMTRSEMIARLVFALGGRSAEELVFHEPTTGASNDIEQATKIARAMVTEYGMSAKLGAVKYGQEQGEPFLGRTAGRQADYSLEVAHEIDEEVRKLIEAAHTEAYEVLNTYRDVLDDLTLELIEKETLHQKDLERIFARVEKRPRITQFNDFGDRTPSDIPPVKTPGELAKERGEPWPPIVEDTLPPEPPPLSDRPQDPPPPANGAPNGYQPQPVNQSGPPNYGAPPGWTPATVPGGQPSGSWAPTPTEPTEAEAGKRSFDNDPDNRK
- the folK gene encoding 2-amino-4-hydroxy-6-hydroxymethyldihydropteridine diphosphokinase gives rise to the protein MTRAVLSIGSNMGDRFGYLQLAVRGFADVLVAVSPVYETAPWGVLDQADFLNAVLVVESPDVDEWGWLRRGQALERAAERVRDQRWGPRTLDVDVVAVDGVLSSDPELLLPHPGAHERATVLIPWLDVSPDAVLPGFGRIAELDFNDEDVHLRADLSLGIRETKIGE